CACGGCCGGCGGCGAGGGCGCCGATGATGGCCCCCGCTTCGAGCCCGACGACGAGCAGGCCCGCGGCCCGGCGCGTGAGCGAGACGCCGTGCTCGCCACGGCGCCCGCGCTCGAAGATCAGCGCGATCTCGAGCGGCAGCCACACGACGTAGAAGCCCTGCAGCGCCCATGCGAGCAGGAATGTCCAGAACGTTCCCGTGAACGCCAGCCACCACGTGGCTCCGGCGGTGACGATCGTGGCGAACAGGAGCACCTTCTTGTGCCCGTACATGTCGCCGAGCTTGGCCATGATCGGCACGACGATCGACGAGAGCAGCAGCTGCGCCGCCTCGAACCAGTTGACGTCGCCGTCTCGGATGCCGAGGTGGATGACGATGTCGCTGAACAGCGGAACGTAGTAGCCCTGCAGGATGCCGCTGGTGATCTCGACCAGGATGAGCCAGCTGATCAGACCGGCGGTGATGCCGAGGGCGGAGCCGCGAAGTCGGGCTGCGGCGTTGGAGGCGCGTGACACCCAAGGACGATAACACCGCGCACGTTTCCGGCCTGTGTCGGGGCGGGCCGGGGCAGCCGGGCGGGTCGGGCCACCGGGGGGCGGATCCCCGTAGGGTTGAGGAACGCGAGCGAGGAGGCACCGGTGACGGAAGCAGCGGCAGAGCGCGAGACGCTCACGTGGGACGGGTTCGGCGAGGCGTGCCGGTCCATCGCGCGGACGATCGTCGCGGACGGGTTCTCGCCCGAGGTGGTCGTGGCGATCGCGCGCGGCGGGCTGCTGCCGGCGGGCGCCATCGCCTACGGGCTCGGGGCGAAGAACTGCGGCGCCATCAACGTCGAGTTCTACACCGGCATCGGCACGGTGCTGGACGCCCCCGAGGTGCTGCCTCCGGAGCTCGACATGACCTACCTCGACGGCAGGCGCGTGCTGCTGGTCGACGACGTCGCCGACAGCGGGCGCACCCTCGCCCTCGCGGTGACGCTGCTGCGCGACCGCGGCGCGGACGTCCGCTCGGCGACGATCTACACCAAGCCGACGACCATCATCCAGCCCGACTACGCGTTCAAGGACACCGACCTGTGGATCGACTTCCCGTGGTCGTTCCAGGGATCCGTCGTCGAGGAGGACGCCGGTCTCGAACGGAGCGCGTGACGTGGCGATGACGCTGCCCGAGCTCGCCGACGCGGGGCTCCTCGACGCGGGATGGGCCGACGCCCTGACGCCGGTCGCGCCCGACATCGCCGCGCTCGGCGAGCGGCTGCGGGGTGAGAACGCGGCCGGCCGACACTACCTGCCCGCCGGCGATCGCGTGCTGCGCGCGTTCGGACGACCGCTCGACGACGTCAAGGTGCTCATCGTCGGCCAGGACCCCTACCCGACGCCCGGGCATCCCATCGGCCTGTCGTTCGCCGTCGATTCGCACGTGCGCCCGCTGCCGCGCAGCCTCGCCAACATCTACCGCGAGCTCGAGAGCGACCTGGGCATCCCCCCGGCCTCGCACGGCGACCTGTCGGCGTGGAGCGACCAGGGCGTCATGCTGCTGAACCGCGTGCTCACGGTCGCGCCGGGAGCACCCGCGTCGCACCGCGGGTGGGGTTGGGAGAAGGTGACCGAGCACGCGATCCGGTCGCTCGTCGCCCGAGACAAGCCGCTGGTGGCCATCC
This region of Microbacterium thalassium genomic DNA includes:
- a CDS encoding uracil-DNA glycosylase codes for the protein MAMTLPELADAGLLDAGWADALTPVAPDIAALGERLRGENAAGRHYLPAGDRVLRAFGRPLDDVKVLIVGQDPYPTPGHPIGLSFAVDSHVRPLPRSLANIYRELESDLGIPPASHGDLSAWSDQGVMLLNRVLTVAPGAPASHRGWGWEKVTEHAIRSLVARDKPLVAILWGRDAANLRPLLGSTPIIESPHPSPLSASRGFFGSRPFSRANELLAQQGADPVDWRIPDVQGGPADA
- a CDS encoding phosphoribosyltransferase; translated protein: MTEAAAERETLTWDGFGEACRSIARTIVADGFSPEVVVAIARGGLLPAGAIAYGLGAKNCGAINVEFYTGIGTVLDAPEVLPPELDMTYLDGRRVLLVDDVADSGRTLALAVTLLRDRGADVRSATIYTKPTTIIQPDYAFKDTDLWIDFPWSFQGSVVEEDAGLERSA